AATTCATTTCCAACTACTATTTTGCAAACTCAACCTCTAGCTCCATCTGTCAAGAGTGAACCATATCCAGAAGAGTTGGTTGCATCTAATGTTGAGACTCTAACTAGCCATTATGAAAGATCATTGCAATTCAGCACCTATGAAGATGAGTGCACTTCTGTGGTGGCAGCAGAGAACGTCGTCACCCAAGTCCAACCAAGTTCTGTCCAGATAACAGATGAAACAAGAAAACCGCTGCCCGTTTCACCTGAAATAACATCTAGCAAATCAGATCTAGGTGAAAGTAaattactttcacctagtcctaATGTCAAGGATTTATCTGAAATATCCAGTGCAGAAATTACAGAAGCTGGTGGTTGTTTGAAAGAAAAAGACATTTCTGCAAATGTTGTAACTGATAAGGAGAGTGCAGCAGCTTCCCGAGAAGAGCCATTTGCTGTTACTGAAGGCAAAGATGTGTTACCTCAGCAAAAAATACCAGCAGATACCATTGCAACTACTGTTTATACCACTAAAGAGGATCAGCAGTTTCCTCAGGGAAAGCCAGGAATTCCTGAGGAATTGCATGTAGAACAAACACTTACAGATGCTGATAGTGCAGTTAGAGATGATGCTATAATTTCAGAAGCTAAAAGGAAAGAAATGCTAGATACAATAAAACTGGTCGAACATATAGGTGATGTCTTTTCAATGCCAGAAGATAGAGCAGAATGTGTTGAATATAACTCCATAAGAAGTGCAGAAAATGTAGAGGATTCAAAGGGGAAACCATCAGTTGAAGAGAAAATTTCCAGTGCAATAGAATTATTACCAACTGAATCTTCTAAGCATGTGCCTGAGCAGTTAACTGCCAATCTTACAATTAAGGAAATGGATAAAGCTGATCAAAAAGTTGAAGTCTGGCAATTAACTGATGTTACACCTGCTCAATCCTGTGTGGAAGAAGCTAATCAAATTGCAGCCTATAGCACACATCCTGGCACAGGTGATGCAGCTGATAGTATAAGTAATGGTTCAGTGCTTGAGATGATTAAGTTAGACCCATGTACTATTGAGCAAAGCAGAGAGAAGATTCATGATATGTCCACAAAAATTGAAGACGAAAGCACTCAACAGGTAATTTCCAAAGAAAAGAAGTCTGAACCGCTGGTGCCCCCACCCACTGATTCAGATGTTGCTTCTGAAAATACTACTGTAAGTTCAATTAATCCAATAGCACAAAGCAAAAAGTCTGATGCTGCTAATGTGAATTTAAAAGATGGGACTGTGGTGGATCAGCCAGAAATATCTAAGTATTTTGAAACATTTGTTTCAAAAGATGATGGGGTAAAAGTGACCAAACAGCCTGAAGATGGTTATTATGAAATGACCATTACAGAGGAGAGCAGTTCAAGACTATCTCATGCAGTGCAGCAGAGCACTGAGGCCCTAAGTGATAAAGCAAAAGTAGATGAGAACAGAGCTGAAAATAATATTCCGGCAGAAAGCATTCAGTATAGCACATTTGCACACTCACCTCTCCCTGTTGACCAGACCAAGCCCACTGCAGAAAATGAACTTAATTTTCCTGCTCCTGAAAACCGTGAAGAGATGGAAATTTCTCAACATCCTGATTCAAGTGGTGATGTGAACACATCTGAAGGACTACAGAAGCTAGTGCTGAATCTCCCAACAACCTTTTTAGATTCAATATCACTTGAGGTGGAAGCAGAGAGCCAAGGTCCCCCAGAATCTTTGTCACCACTGGCATCTGACATTCTTGCCTGTACCAGGGGAATAAGCTTGGATGAGACAGCAGACATTTTTCCTGCGCCGACACCTGCTGAGGAGAAGCAGATTTGTTTTCCTGTTGAAGTGGATAAAAGCAAAAGTGTTTCTACGTGCGAAGAGAAGTCAGCAAATGAAAACGTGTGTTTAGACCAGCAGTATGCTTTCTCCCATACTTTGAAGCATGATTACAAAAATGACAGTGTTGTGGTCCCTGACTTGCCGGAAATGTTAGATTTAGGAGTTAGTAGAAGCAGACTGAGCTTTGATGGCAGTGAAACTGAGATGAGCCGAAGAGCATCGATGCCTGCAGAGTCTGTTTCTGGCTCGGAGGCTTTGAGTGAAAGCATCAAGTTAATCATTAAAAACGTTGGCCAGCCAGAGGAAATGGGCTATTGTGTGTTTGAATACTCTGCTCCCTTACCTACTCCTGAGGAGGTCAAAAGTCCTTTGGAAGATGGAAGCATTTTCCTCCACAAAATCCGCACTGCTTCTCAAACTATTGATGAGGAAAGTATTAGGAGGCAGATAGATGCAAATAAGCATAAAGAGGATTCACATTTTAGGATTGCCACCCTGTCTGAAGACAGTGAGTTAAAATTAATGCCCACTTTGGAAGGGCAATCAGAAGTTAGGAATGAAGAATCAATTTCAATAGATATTCCAGTCCAGCTTGCTAAAACAGAATCTGGACCTGTTTGTTTATCTGATATCCCTGAAGCAAAAGAACTTGATCAACATAAGGCTATTAATATTTCTGAAATTGCAGTAGACACTCCTCTAAATAAATCTCTGGATTATTTACCAACTGAGTTCACAGAACCGGAAGCATCTCTGAAGCTAGAGCTCGTGGATCAAAAGCTGCCTAAGAAGGATGTTCCTGTTCAAGAAACAGCTCAACCTAAGAAAACTTTGGGTAATGAGACCAAGACCATGTCCAACAGAGTTACCGTAACAGTTTTAGAAATGGAGTCATTAAGGTTTGGCAAAAGTATTTCTGTACAGGAATCAGCTCAAACTAAGAAAGTATTTGAAGATAAGCCAAGACCTATTTTACCCAGGCAGGATACTGTGCTGGATGTTGACATAGAAATGGAGGCAGATCACATGTTTTGCGAGAAAACTGCTTCCTTTGAAGAAGTTGTTCAACCTGTCAATGTCTTTGAAGGTGGCCATAAGCCTGGTTTGTCCTCTGAGTTTGCTGGACCAGAAACTGTTCAGTATAAAAAGACTGAAGACGATGCTTTCATTCGAGAAACACCTGAACCTCTTGTGGAAAGTAAGGCCATTTCACATAGTGAGGCTACCTTAACTGAGGTGTGTGTGAAAAATGACACTGTTGATCACAAAATACCTGAGCAATCTGACTCTGTACAAAAAGCCACTTCACCTGAGAAAATTATGTTCGATGTCTCTAAGCCTGATCTGCCAAGTGATACTAATGCCGTTGATATAGGTGAAAAAATGGAACAAGTTGATCAAATGTCCGAGAAAATTGGATCTCCATCTGAATTGGCTCCAACTGCTAAAATTAGAGAGGATGACACAGAGCCTGGTTTGCCTCCTGTCATTAGTGCACAGAAAGATGACTTGGAAGCTGTGCATGATGACGACAAAATAGAGAAGAAGACTGTCCCTGCACCAGAACTCATTCAAGCCGAGAGAACCACGGAACTAAAAACTGAACACACTTTGTCCGGTGATGTTGTTGAACCTGCAGTTGCTCAGCCTGAGAAAAGCACAGAGGATGAAACTGGGACCACACCTAGTGAAGTTACTGTGGGAGAAGTTTCAAAAGCAGAGACATCTGATTATAGTATCTCTGCTCCTCTACAAGATTCGGCTTTAGCTGAGAAATCTAGCAATGAAGAAAATAAGGCTAATTTGTTGATTGAGGTTACAGTGCCAGAAATAGTTTTGCAAATGGACCCTGCTGACTATGAAGTATCTGAAAATATTATTCCTGTGGAAGGAACTGAAGAGAGAGGAATTGTGGAATCTGTTGTTACAGTAGAAGATGATATTATTACAGTTGTTCAAACGACGTTAGAAAGAGGAGAGGACATGGGACACAGTGTGAGATTTGCCATAGCTGATGGCGAGGATATTGATGATGTTTTTACATGCAATGAACAAACCCATTTAACAGAAGAACAAACTCATAAGCCTGCTGTACAGACTGCTGAAATTGTGCATATCCCAGAGAAGATACAGATCCCAACAGACTTGAAAGAAGATGAGAGTATTGATGAATCGGTAATGGACACTGACAGCTACTGGATGGATACACAAGGTGCCTGTAAAGCCTTACTAGCTATCATCCATCACAAGATAGTAAATTCTCTTTATTATATGTAATTTAATTATGCCATTTAAAGTGTATCCTGTGATTTTTAAAAGTAACATGAATTCAGTTTATGCTTTTATCTTCTCCCTCGTAATATCCTGTTGCCATTTAAAGTGATTTCTTGCACTTTAATTCTGCAGATGAAGAGAGTATCATAGTAACACAACCcgctgctgtcacaaaacaggaGAAACCAGAGAAGGAATTCAGCAGCCCGTCTTTGGATAAACATAGGAAAGGGAAAGTGTTAAAAACTGCAAAAAACAGAGCTTCAACgccagagagaaaaataatcaaaaaagatgtcaatgtactctccaaagaagacagaaagaaaagaaaaggttcATACAATGGAAGCAATTTTTATTTTCACTTCTTCCATTTTTGTGATGTGAGGTGTTTGTATTGTGCCCATGTAACAATGTTACGTTTTCTAAGAATTTGTCTGTTAGAGAATAAACAATAACAGGAAGTAGCAATATCTAAATTCCTGAATTGTTCTATTGTTTCCTTTAAAGAAAAGTGGATGTTGAACATTCCACATGATTGGCACTTTATTCCTGTCCTCATATATGCTCTTATCTTTCCTTTCTAACAGTGTATAAGAAGTCTGAACTTGCTAAAAAAACAGAGATTCAGACCCGGTCTCCCTCCAGGAAAATCATATTAAAACCAGCTGTAAGATATCATAGACCAGCTCACGTCCCTTGTACTAAAAGGAAGCAGACAGGTGATTGTGTAAACACTGCAATGTGGCTGGCAAACATGGACTTTAATTCATTGCTGGACTGGCtttttcctgcattttctttTGAGCCATTAGGCTATATATGGTGctttttgtttcatttttcttATAGCTGTCATGATCACACATGCTTGTCATGCACAAGCTTGCAAGTGCAATGGTCTTAAACTTGAAGTGGTGGTGTAATTATTTGTGGGAGTTTGTTTAGATTGCCGTGTGATAGTGGGGAAAGTGTTGCAGCCTGCATCATGATATCCATTCACATTAATTCTCTTGTTGAGAGGTATTCAGAAATAACTTGCATTACATGAAGCATTTGTTTtccatttgtgtttttttttcagacgTATATTAgctttactttttaaaaaaataaaacatttatgtACTAAGGTTTACTCCCTTTGGAGCTTTATCTATTTGTTAGTTTGGATAATTTTGTACTTCATTACGTTGCTTCTCATTCAATATGATGGtgataatattaaattcattttgCTTTCATGCACATCTCGACTTGTATCTTATTCAAAATGGAAATCTTTCTGCTGTATAATCCAATGTTCTAATGCTAGTGTTCCTTTTGTCTAGTTCCTGGAAATGTTGAGGGTGCTTACATTATAGACCAGAAATTTTCTGTTGCTAAGCAACCTAAGGAGCGGATCACAGTAAGTAAATTAGTGATAAATGCATTCTGTGCACATAACAGAAGGTGGGGCAACTTAAACAGCAGTTAATGATTTTTATGTTTGAAGTACTGTATGCATATGTGGAAGCTACAGATAAttcttaaattcctcaatgtgATCTTTAGATTTTGAAAGTAACTTTTTAATCTTTGCTGAGTTTTGTCTGTTCTTTTTTAAGTTGTTTTCAATTAATTCTAGTTCACAGATAGTGAATATCTGTGCTATGTCACATACAGAGCAAATATTTGAGTAAGCATGATAAGAAACATTTCATTAAAGCATAAAAAATCTGCTATTCAAAAACTTAACACAGAAGGAAACATTTTCACTCATACCTAGATGGTTCAAATGTTTTGTACAATTGTAAATTAAAACAAATTATTTTTGAGGACTTCAGAATTTCTCTTGCTTCAAATCTTCATTTGCGTCTTTAGTATTCTTTCCTGTATACAAATGACCGGCTGACTGGGGCAAGGCAATGGGAAGTGATAATGAGGAAAACTAGCATGGTAAAAAAAAAGTGGGCCATTACTGTGTGAGCCTTTTAATATCAGATGAGCTGGAAGAATAGAGGCATGCTGGATAGAGGTGAAACCTAATTAGGGCAGCTTGTTAGTGATGGAATCAAAGTTAAAAGGTGGAATAAAGCTATTGTAAGGATTCCTTGCGTGATTTGATTCAGGAGGGGGAGGTAATCCCGCTGCATGCTTGTCTCTTTATTTAAAGTTCTTTGCAAATGGACACATCGGGGTGATTAATGCTGTAGTTGGGCTCTTCAAAGAGCTAGTTTGATGTCATGCTATATGCATGATCTCTGTATGTTCTGATGGCAGATATCTGTTGAGGTGATGTGAAAACACTAAACCGTGGGATGACAGTATGACAGTAGGCAGAGGCTGTTTATATG
The sequence above is a segment of the Hypanus sabinus isolate sHypSab1 chromosome 4, sHypSab1.hap1, whole genome shotgun sequence genome. Coding sequences within it:
- the LOC132392746 gene encoding microtubule-associated protein 2-like, with translation MADDRKSEANAPQWGSNTLLEDASHQFAANFKEQTATDECISRTENGYSFSEHPAATQNGSQTAYTETKAKGINGNLAARDEVTAVSERTSDSKSVPATEAEVISARIVQEVTAEAVAVLKGEQIEDTVLRDQPKQPSAVEDLTNLPPSPPPSPASEHFAAAEKATKMDKLPTGGESSVASGGRPTLHEVSMAELKDKTVEHTEQQISDLLPSSTLGKDNEALSGTPVEISEVQNSFPTTILQTQPLAPSVKSEPYPEELVASNVETLTSHYERSLQFSTYEDECTSVVAAENVVTQVQPSSVQITDETRKPLPVSPEITSSKSDLGESKLLSPSPNVKDLSEISSAEITEAGGCLKEKDISANVVTDKESAAASREEPFAVTEGKDVLPQQKIPADTIATTVYTTKEDQQFPQGKPGIPEELHVEQTLTDADSAVRDDAIISEAKRKEMLDTIKLVEHIGDVFSMPEDRAECVEYNSIRSAENVEDSKGKPSVEEKISSAIELLPTESSKHVPEQLTANLTIKEMDKADQKVEVWQLTDVTPAQSCVEEANQIAAYSTHPGTGDAADSISNGSVLEMIKLDPCTIEQSREKIHDMSTKIEDESTQQVISKEKKSEPLVPPPTDSDVASENTTVSSINPIAQSKKSDAANVNLKDGTVVDQPEISKYFETFVSKDDGVKVTKQPEDGYYEMTITEESSSRLSHAVQQSTEALSDKAKVDENRAENNIPAESIQYSTFAHSPLPVDQTKPTAENELNFPAPENREEMEISQHPDSSGDVNTSEGLQKLVLNLPTTFLDSISLEVEAESQGPPESLSPLASDILACTRGISLDETADIFPAPTPAEEKQICFPVEVDKSKSVSTCEEKSANENVCLDQQYAFSHTLKHDYKNDSVVVPDLPEMLDLGVSRSRLSFDGSETEMSRRASMPAESVSGSEALSESIKLIIKNVGQPEEMGYCVFEYSAPLPTPEEVKSPLEDGSIFLHKIRTASQTIDEESIRRQIDANKHKEDSHFRIATLSEDSELKLMPTLEGQSEVRNEESISIDIPVQLAKTESGPVCLSDIPEAKELDQHKAINISEIAVDTPLNKSLDYLPTEFTEPEASLKLELVDQKLPKKDVPVQETAQPKKTLGNETKTMSNRVTVTVLEMESLRFGKSISVQESAQTKKVFEDKPRPILPRQDTVLDVDIEMEADHMFCEKTASFEEVVQPVNVFEGGHKPGLSSEFAGPETVQYKKTEDDAFIRETPEPLVESKAISHSEATLTEVCVKNDTVDHKIPEQSDSVQKATSPEKIMFDVSKPDLPSDTNAVDIGEKMEQVDQMSEKIGSPSELAPTAKIREDDTEPGLPPVISAQKDDLEAVHDDDKIEKKTVPAPELIQAERTTELKTEHTLSGDVVEPAVAQPEKSTEDETGTTPSEVTVGEVSKAETSDYSISAPLQDSALAEKSSNEENKANLLIEVTVPEIVLQMDPADYEVSENIIPVEGTEERGIVESVVTVEDDIITVVQTTLERGEDMGHSVRFAIADGEDIDDVFTCNEQTHLTEEQTHKPAVQTAEIVHIPEKIQIPTDLKEDESIDESVMDTDSYWMDTQDEESIIVTQPAAVTKQEKPEKEFSSPSLDKHRKGKVLKTAKNRASTPERKIIKKDVNVLSKEDRKKRKVYKKSELAKKTEIQTRSPSRKIILKPAVRYHRPAHVPCTKRKQTVPGNVEGAYIIDQKFSVAKQPKERITNSSTLTKIPTSKLSSLLPERPKSTCSADKKAFIDLDYYPTRPSSAGPRESLNEQLVKKDTTGRSPEKRSALPRPSSILTARRAPPEERDPQFVTAASPVYSAPRRPTTIRTEPRNDQRGHGMSRSRAQASSESARSKSARSGTVTPSTPGSTAVTPSTPPSYSRTPGSRTPRTPGTPGTHKSPILVPTERKVAIIRTPPKSPLTPKQFRVINQPMPDLKNIKSKIGSIDNLKHQPRGGQVHIANVKPDFSHIQPKCGSLDNVRYAPPIGNVQIVTKKIDVSHITSKCGSFSNIHYRPGGGHVKIESQKLDFKEKAQSKVGSLDNTHHTPGGGNVKIESHKLSFRENARARVDHGADIVTQSPGRSGATTPHRLSNVSSSGSINLMESPQLATLADDVTAALAKQGL